Proteins encoded by one window of Nisaea sp.:
- a CDS encoding formate dehydrogenase subunit alpha: protein MLMKKTSGRSGSPRMSRAVTGQAGSAIDRRTFLRRSGITVGGLAAASALGGGMIKKAEAQANPLAGIEKIRSVCTHCSVGCTVEAEVRNGVWIGQEPGFDSPFNLGSHCAKGAAVREHAHGERRLKYPMKLVNGKYQKVSWEQAISDIGDQMLKIREESGPDSVYWLGSAKHSNEQAYLFRKFYAFWGSNNGDHQARICHSTTVAGVANTWGYGAMTNSYNDIHNSRAIFVIGGNPAEAHPVSLLHLLRAKEQNNAPLIVCDPRFTRTAAHASEYVRFRPGSDVGLIWGLLWHIFENGWEDKEFIRQRVWGMEEIRAEVKKWTPEETERVTGVPGSQMRRVARTLVNNRPGTVIWCMGGTQHTNGNNNTRAYCILQLALGNMGKAGGGTNIFRGHDNVQGATDLGVLSHTLPGYYGLSTGAWKHWSRVWDVDYDYMLSRFADKKLMESSGIPVSRWIDGVLEDKANMDQPNNVRAMVLWGHAPNSQTRMVEMKKAMEKLDLLVVVDPYPTVSAVLHDRKDGVYLLPAATQFETYGSVTASNRSIQWRDKVVEPLFESKTDHEIMYLFAEKFGMADQMFKNIKVNGKEPYVEDITAEINKGMWTIGYTGQTPERLRKHMANQHTFDKTSLQAKGGPCDGDYYGMPWPCWGTPEMNHPGTPILYDPSKPVSEGGLTFRARFGVERNGENLLAVDSYGANSDLKDGYPEFTMAMLKKLGWDKDLTDEERKTIEGISGDKTNWKTDLSGGIQRVAIAHECSPFGNAKARAVVWTFPDPVPLHREPLYTSRRDLVADYPTYEDRKAYRLPTLYASIQKNDFSKDFPIILTSGRLVEYEGGGEETRSNPWLAELQQDMFVEINPRDANNYGIRDGQMVWLTGPENGKVKVKAMVTERVGSGVAFMPFHFGGHFQGKDLRSKYPDGADPYVLGESSNTAQTYGYDSVTQMQETKATLCRIEPA from the coding sequence ATGTTGATGAAGAAGACGAGCGGGCGATCTGGATCGCCCCGCATGTCGCGTGCAGTGACCGGCCAGGCCGGCAGCGCGATCGACCGGAGAACGTTCCTGCGACGCTCCGGAATTACAGTCGGTGGCCTGGCCGCCGCATCCGCTCTCGGCGGCGGCATGATCAAGAAGGCCGAAGCACAAGCCAATCCGCTGGCCGGTATCGAGAAGATCCGGTCGGTCTGTACTCACTGCTCTGTCGGCTGCACGGTCGAGGCGGAAGTGCGGAATGGCGTGTGGATCGGTCAGGAGCCGGGCTTCGACAGCCCCTTCAATCTCGGGTCTCATTGCGCCAAGGGCGCTGCGGTGCGCGAGCACGCGCACGGTGAGCGCCGCCTGAAATACCCGATGAAGCTGGTCAACGGTAAGTACCAGAAGGTCAGCTGGGAACAGGCGATCAGCGATATCGGCGACCAGATGCTGAAGATCCGGGAAGAAAGTGGCCCGGATTCGGTGTACTGGCTCGGTTCCGCCAAGCACAGCAACGAACAGGCCTACCTGTTCCGTAAATTCTACGCCTTCTGGGGCTCCAATAACGGAGACCATCAGGCGCGTATCTGTCACTCGACCACGGTCGCGGGTGTTGCAAACACCTGGGGTTACGGCGCGATGACGAACAGCTACAACGACATCCACAACAGTCGTGCCATCTTCGTGATCGGCGGGAACCCGGCGGAGGCCCACCCGGTCTCGCTGCTGCACCTGCTGCGCGCGAAGGAACAGAACAACGCACCGCTGATCGTCTGCGACCCGCGCTTCACGCGGACCGCGGCGCACGCGTCCGAATATGTCCGGTTCCGTCCGGGCTCGGACGTCGGGCTGATCTGGGGCCTGCTCTGGCACATCTTCGAGAATGGCTGGGAAGACAAGGAATTCATCCGCCAGCGTGTCTGGGGCATGGAAGAGATCCGGGCCGAAGTGAAGAAGTGGACGCCGGAAGAGACCGAGCGGGTTACCGGGGTTCCGGGCTCGCAGATGCGCCGGGTTGCGCGGACGCTGGTCAATAACCGTCCGGGCACCGTGATCTGGTGCATGGGCGGCACCCAGCACACCAACGGCAACAACAACACCCGTGCCTATTGCATCCTGCAGCTTGCGCTCGGGAACATGGGCAAGGCCGGTGGCGGCACCAACATCTTCCGCGGCCACGACAACGTCCAGGGCGCGACCGATCTTGGCGTGCTGTCCCACACCCTGCCGGGCTATTACGGTCTCAGCACCGGTGCCTGGAAGCACTGGTCCCGGGTCTGGGATGTCGATTACGACTACATGCTCAGCCGGTTCGCCGACAAGAAGCTGATGGAATCCAGCGGCATTCCGGTGTCGCGCTGGATCGACGGCGTGCTTGAAGACAAAGCCAACATGGACCAGCCCAATAATGTCCGGGCCATGGTGCTTTGGGGCCACGCGCCGAACTCGCAGACCCGTATGGTCGAAATGAAGAAGGCGATGGAGAAACTCGATCTCCTCGTCGTCGTCGATCCATACCCGACTGTTTCGGCAGTTCTGCATGACCGCAAGGACGGGGTCTACCTGCTCCCGGCAGCCACGCAGTTCGAGACCTACGGCTCGGTGACGGCCTCCAATCGCTCCATCCAGTGGCGCGACAAAGTGGTGGAGCCGCTCTTCGAATCGAAGACCGACCATGAGATCATGTATCTCTTCGCCGAGAAATTCGGCATGGCCGATCAGATGTTCAAGAACATCAAGGTCAACGGCAAGGAGCCTTACGTCGAGGACATCACTGCCGAGATCAACAAGGGCATGTGGACCATCGGCTATACCGGCCAGACGCCGGAGCGGCTGCGCAAGCACATGGCCAACCAGCATACGTTCGACAAGACCTCTCTTCAGGCGAAGGGCGGTCCGTGCGACGGTGACTACTACGGCATGCCGTGGCCGTGCTGGGGTACTCCGGAGATGAACCATCCGGGCACGCCGATCCTCTACGATCCGTCGAAACCGGTTTCTGAGGGCGGACTTACCTTCCGCGCCCGGTTCGGTGTCGAACGGAACGGCGAGAATCTGTTGGCGGTCGATTCCTACGGCGCCAATTCGGATCTGAAGGACGGATATCCGGAATTCACCATGGCCATGCTGAAGAAGCTTGGCTGGGACAAGGATCTGACCGACGAAGAGCGGAAGACGATCGAAGGCATTTCCGGCGACAAGACAAACTGGAAGACCGACCTTTCCGGCGGTATTCAGCGTGTTGCGATCGCTCACGAATGCTCACCGTTCGGCAATGCGAAGGCACGTGCCGTGGTCTGGACCTTCCCGGATCCGGTGCCGCTCCATCGTGAACCGCTCTACACCTCGCGGCGGGACCTCGTGGCGGATTACCCGACCTACGAGGACAGGAAAGCGTATCGTCTGCCGACGCTCTATGCGTCGATCCAGAAGAACGACTTCTCCAAGGACTTCCCGATCATCCTCACGTCCGGCCGTCTGGTCGAATATGAGGGCGGCGGTGAAGAAACCCGGTCCAACCCGTGGCTGGCCGAATTGCAGCAAGACATGTTCGTCGAGATCAACCCGCGTGATGCCAACAACTACGGCATCAGGGATGGTCAGATGGTCTGGCTGACCGGTCCGGAGAACGGCAAGGTCAAGGTCAAGGCGATGGTGACCGAAAGGGTCGGCTCAGGCGTTGCCTTCATGCCGTTCCACTTTGGTGGGCATTTCCAGGGCAAGGATCTCCGGAGCAAGTATCCGGATGGTGCGGATCCCTATGTCCTCGGTGAATCGTCAAACACTGCGCAGACCTACGGCTATGATTCGGTCACGCAGATGCAGGAAACCAAAGCGACCCTGTGTCGTATTGAGCCTGCGTAA
- a CDS encoding biotin/lipoate--protein ligase family protein: MQEELTFPPIYRPHRHDAEADILALAVEAAKNGADPANLYWSDSADVMSCAIVLAPDKPLSESLAAVHVAMVALGDCLGAQVPPQVEVMFGWPDRLIVNGGLAGGVRLTVDPSAWENLADDPVPDWAVLSVEVAMTPREDAPEPGMMRQRTTLFDEGCGELTTGGLLESFSRHFLLWTNRYVSDGFRPIADNWLPRAAKRGETVDLRFGGGQWKGTLLGLDENGGLVLGDTKTPLVALTDVLRKPTWSLD; the protein is encoded by the coding sequence ATGCAAGAAGAGCTTACTTTTCCGCCGATATACCGGCCACATCGCCACGATGCGGAGGCTGATATTCTGGCGCTGGCCGTCGAGGCGGCGAAAAACGGTGCCGATCCGGCGAACCTGTACTGGAGCGACAGTGCTGATGTCATGTCCTGCGCCATCGTGCTGGCACCGGATAAACCGCTTTCCGAAAGCCTCGCGGCGGTTCATGTGGCGATGGTCGCGCTCGGCGATTGCCTTGGCGCCCAGGTCCCGCCGCAGGTCGAGGTCATGTTTGGCTGGCCGGACCGGCTGATCGTGAATGGCGGTCTGGCCGGAGGGGTTCGTCTCACGGTGGACCCGTCCGCGTGGGAAAATCTGGCTGACGATCCGGTGCCCGACTGGGCTGTGCTCAGCGTCGAGGTTGCGATGACGCCGCGCGAAGATGCGCCGGAGCCGGGTATGATGCGGCAGCGGACGACATTGTTCGACGAGGGGTGTGGTGAGCTCACCACAGGCGGCTTGCTGGAGAGTTTCTCCCGGCATTTCCTGCTCTGGACCAACCGCTATGTCTCGGACGGCTTCCGTCCTATTGCCGATAACTGGCTGCCGCGTGCCGCGAAACGGGGCGAGACGGTGGATCTCAGATTCGGTGGCGGTCAGTGGAAAGGCACCTTGCTTGGGCTCGACGAAAATGGCGGACTGGTTCTCGGCGATACGAAAACGCCGCTGGTGGCGTTGACCGATGTGCTGCGCAAGCCAACTTGGTCCCTCGATTGA
- the fdh3B gene encoding formate dehydrogenase FDH3 subunit beta produces MARMKFLCDAERCIECNACVTACKNEHEVPWGVNRRRVVTINDGKPGERSISVACMHCSDAPCMAVCPVDCFYQTDEGVVLHSKDLCIGCGYCLYACPFGAPQYPQAGNFGSRGKMDKCTFCAGGPEDDNSNAEFQKYGRNRLAEGKLPLCAEMCSTKALLAGDGDVVSAIYRERTVARGFGSGAWGWGTAYDQKTGG; encoded by the coding sequence ATGGCACGTATGAAGTTCCTGTGTGACGCCGAGCGCTGCATCGAATGCAACGCTTGTGTCACGGCCTGCAAAAACGAGCATGAGGTTCCCTGGGGCGTGAACCGCCGGCGCGTCGTCACGATCAATGACGGCAAGCCGGGTGAACGGTCCATCTCTGTGGCCTGCATGCACTGTTCCGACGCACCCTGCATGGCGGTGTGCCCGGTCGATTGCTTCTATCAGACCGACGAGGGTGTGGTTTTGCACTCCAAGGATCTGTGCATCGGCTGCGGCTATTGCCTCTATGCCTGCCCGTTCGGAGCGCCTCAATACCCGCAAGCCGGCAATTTCGGCAGTCGTGGCAAGATGGACAAGTGCACCTTCTGCGCTGGTGGTCCGGAAGACGACAACAGCAATGCCGAGTTCCAGAAGTACGGACGGAACCGTCTGGCGGAGGGCAAGCTACCGCTCTGCGCGGAGATGTGCTCGACCAAGGCTCTGCTTGCTGGTGACGGAGACGTCGTGTCCGCGATCTATCGTGAGCGGACCGTGGCTCGGGGCTTCGGCTCCGGTGCCTGGGGTTGGGGCACAGCCTACGATCAGAAAACCGGCGGGTAA
- a CDS encoding twin-arginine translocation signal domain-containing protein, which translates to MAKAKKPESTRRDFLKLSGIGAAAGAAVIAGAQKPAEAASRPEKVSAGYRETAHVKTAYALSRF; encoded by the coding sequence ATGGCGAAAGCAAAAAAGCCCGAATCCACACGCCGTGATTTCCTGAAATTGTCGGGCATCGGCGCTGCAGCCGGTGCTGCGGTGATTGCCGGGGCGCAGAAACCTGCCGAGGCCGCATCGCGGCCCGAAAAGGTCAGTGCCGGCTACAGGGAAACCGCGCATGTGAAGACGGCCTACGCTCTGTCGCGCTTCTAG
- a CDS encoding DUF3306 domain-containing protein has product MTDTQDEGGGNFLARWSQRKDSARIAETATPREKRGGAAPVLPDEAPDDQLPALVNGDERPLTEEEQEVVDGLPDIATLDAESDFTPFMQSKVPEFLRRRALQALWRTNPVLANVDGLVDYGGDFTDSAMVIEGMQTAYRVGKGFMTDEELAEKPDEEDAQAEDTQAEDAQAEDTRAEDAEVEDGPEDEEARRLAAADHSEIAKNSGSVPGSGDAVQGEDEAEEVGDGDLE; this is encoded by the coding sequence TTGACTGACACCCAGGACGAGGGCGGCGGAAACTTTCTGGCCCGCTGGTCGCAGCGCAAGGATTCGGCCCGGATCGCTGAAACGGCGACGCCTCGCGAGAAGCGCGGCGGCGCGGCGCCGGTTCTCCCCGATGAAGCACCGGACGATCAGCTCCCGGCTCTGGTCAATGGAGACGAGCGTCCTCTGACCGAGGAAGAGCAGGAGGTGGTCGACGGCTTGCCGGACATCGCGACGCTTGATGCGGAGAGCGATTTCACACCCTTCATGCAGAGCAAGGTTCCCGAATTCCTGCGCCGCCGTGCCTTGCAGGCTCTGTGGCGCACCAATCCGGTGCTGGCGAATGTCGATGGTCTGGTCGATTACGGTGGGGATTTTACCGATTCCGCCATGGTGATCGAAGGCATGCAGACGGCCTATCGGGTCGGCAAGGGGTTCATGACCGACGAGGAACTGGCCGAGAAACCGGACGAGGAAGACGCCCAGGCTGAAGATACCCAGGCCGAAGATGCCCAAGCCGAAGATACTCGAGCTGAAGATGCCGAAGTTGAAGATGGGCCAGAGGATGAAGAGGCGCGGCGGCTGGCGGCGGCCGATCACTCCGAAATTGCGAAAAACAGTGGCTCCGTTCCCGGCTCCGGAGATGCCGTTCAGGGCGAGGATGAGGCTGAAGAGGTCGGTGACGGAGACCTCGAATAA
- a CDS encoding DUF6352 family protein produces the protein MTVLDAPRDFWISSGHALLDRTADGRLAVTDDFLRAIFARPEVAPVEESCATERSLHAALLQDPRRPVSEMELSAFGDKDGRENYEIVLGFRNALLTADSLEAFYLSTFLSGDVSIPPLFLDQIAHAVARNMLEGVSDPIRARAAELLFRSQRVTLQEGIVMCADEEIVDMHAAGQGQSSLERLIAENDTPLRSVELDVLTEENAAIYWDRSDRFDTVLDLTFTRPGLDALCRVLESWAAHFLGVEVSVTPVRSIKDERWVWHVGLDATSTGILNALYKGEEVDEETLVNLIALFRLDFKQPEAMRADIAGRPVYLGLAQDAKGVLRMKPQNLLVNLPLAVPA, from the coding sequence ATGACAGTTTTGGATGCACCTCGGGATTTCTGGATCAGCTCCGGCCATGCGCTGCTTGACCGGACGGCCGACGGCCGCCTGGCGGTTACGGATGATTTCCTGCGCGCGATCTTCGCCCGGCCCGAAGTGGCGCCGGTCGAGGAATCCTGTGCGACGGAGCGCAGTCTCCATGCGGCCCTTCTGCAAGACCCGCGCAGGCCGGTCAGTGAAATGGAGCTGTCGGCGTTCGGCGATAAGGATGGACGGGAGAATTATGAGATCGTACTCGGCTTCCGCAATGCCCTGCTGACGGCGGACAGTCTCGAAGCCTTCTATCTCTCGACCTTTCTGTCCGGCGACGTCTCCATCCCGCCGCTGTTCCTCGACCAGATTGCCCATGCCGTCGCCCGCAACATGCTGGAGGGGGTGAGTGACCCGATCCGCGCCCGTGCCGCCGAGCTGCTGTTCCGGAGCCAGCGGGTGACGTTGCAGGAAGGCATCGTGATGTGCGCCGACGAGGAAATTGTCGACATGCATGCGGCGGGGCAGGGTCAAAGTTCGCTGGAGCGCCTGATCGCGGAGAACGACACCCCGCTACGCTCCGTCGAGCTGGATGTGCTGACCGAGGAAAACGCGGCGATCTATTGGGATCGGAGCGACCGGTTCGACACTGTGCTCGATCTTACCTTCACCCGCCCGGGGCTGGATGCGCTGTGCCGAGTGCTGGAAAGCTGGGCTGCCCATTTCCTTGGCGTCGAGGTCTCCGTGACCCCGGTGCGCAGCATCAAGGACGAGCGCTGGGTCTGGCATGTCGGTCTCGATGCGACCTCGACCGGCATCCTGAATGCGCTCTACAAGGGTGAAGAGGTGGACGAGGAGACTCTGGTCAACCTGATCGCGCTGTTCAGGCTCGATTTCAAGCAACCGGAAGCCATGCGCGCAGATATCGCTGGGCGTCCGGTCTATCTCGGATTGGCGCAGGACGCGAAAGGCGTGCTGCGGATGAAGCCGCAAAACCTGTTGGTCAATTTACCGCTGGCCGTGCCGGCGTAA
- a CDS encoding 4Fe-4S binding protein yields the protein MATESGRLLVCNCNQTMPLESVARAVMQGDAAPFIHSALCRSQLGNFRDAAAAGTPLTVCCTQEAPLFSEIGQESGLDESALSFVNIRERAGWSDEAKDAGPKIAALIAEATVAGTPTTQVSLSSDGICLVYGKDQSALDAARQLSERLDVTLLLKESGGIVPPSVMDVPVFHGRIIRTAGHLGAFEIGVDDYAPANPASRDAFSFERPQNGAVSKCDLILDLTGETPLFTGHDKRDGYFRPDPGDPVAVQKALFELSDMVGEFAKPRYVDFKADLCAHSRSRKTGCSRCIDVCPAGAISSDGDVVAFDAHICGGCGACNSVCPTGAAHYAFPPTTTLVERLSVLMQAYADAGGRDAALFVHDATDGAPIIDMSARFGRGLPAHVIPFAVTQVTQIGLDFLAAAFAFGVGRVVLHAHPRKQEEIGGLASQIGLAETVLTGLGFESGRVELLVEANPDAVEARLWSMDRSKGVAPRFFLPLGGKREIMDTALAQLRLAAPTPVDTIALPPGAPYGRVNVDVEACTLCLACVSACPASALLDNPEAPQLSFVESSCVQCGLCRNTCPESAITLEPQINFLTSARSPVVMKEEEPFHCVRCDKPFAAKSTIDRIVKTLAEKHSMFATPEAARRLQMCEDCRVVDQFEEGNPMAGGARPMVRTTEDYQAGNVPDEDDSIH from the coding sequence ATGGCCACCGAAAGCGGGCGGCTGCTGGTCTGCAATTGCAATCAGACCATGCCCCTGGAGTCCGTCGCGCGCGCAGTTATGCAAGGCGATGCGGCACCCTTCATCCATTCAGCCCTGTGCCGATCCCAACTTGGAAATTTTCGCGATGCGGCAGCCGCAGGCACCCCGCTGACCGTCTGCTGTACTCAGGAAGCGCCGCTGTTCAGCGAAATCGGGCAGGAAAGCGGACTGGATGAGAGCGCGTTAAGCTTCGTCAATATCCGCGAGAGGGCCGGCTGGTCCGACGAGGCCAAGGATGCCGGACCGAAGATCGCCGCACTCATCGCGGAGGCCACGGTCGCAGGAACGCCGACAACGCAGGTATCGCTCTCTTCCGACGGGATCTGCCTGGTCTATGGCAAGGATCAGTCCGCTCTCGACGCGGCACGGCAACTCTCGGAGCGGCTCGACGTCACGCTGCTGCTGAAAGAAAGCGGCGGCATCGTGCCGCCTTCAGTCATGGATGTGCCGGTGTTTCATGGCCGGATCATCCGGACCGCCGGGCATCTCGGCGCCTTCGAAATCGGCGTCGACGATTACGCGCCGGCCAATCCGGCAAGCCGAGACGCCTTCTCCTTCGAGCGGCCGCAGAACGGCGCTGTCTCGAAATGCGACCTCATTCTCGACCTGACCGGAGAGACCCCGCTTTTCACCGGCCACGACAAGCGCGACGGTTATTTCCGACCCGATCCGGGCGATCCGGTCGCGGTGCAGAAGGCCTTGTTCGAGCTTTCGGACATGGTCGGCGAATTCGCGAAACCGCGTTATGTGGATTTCAAAGCCGATCTCTGCGCACATTCCCGCAGCCGCAAGACCGGCTGTTCGCGCTGCATCGATGTCTGCCCGGCCGGCGCAATCAGCTCAGACGGCGATGTTGTCGCCTTCGATGCACATATTTGCGGTGGTTGCGGTGCCTGTAATTCGGTCTGTCCGACCGGCGCAGCACATTACGCCTTCCCGCCAACCACAACCCTGGTCGAGCGCCTGTCCGTGCTGATGCAGGCCTATGCGGATGCCGGCGGGCGCGATGCCGCCCTCTTCGTCCACGATGCCACTGACGGCGCCCCGATAATCGACATGTCGGCCAGGTTCGGGCGCGGCTTGCCCGCCCATGTGATCCCGTTCGCCGTCACCCAGGTGACCCAGATCGGTCTTGATTTCCTGGCCGCCGCCTTTGCATTCGGTGTCGGCCGGGTGGTGCTGCACGCACACCCGCGCAAGCAGGAGGAGATCGGCGGATTGGCGAGCCAGATCGGACTTGCCGAAACAGTCCTGACCGGGCTCGGCTTCGAGAGTGGCCGGGTGGAGTTGCTGGTTGAGGCCAATCCGGACGCGGTCGAAGCCAGACTCTGGTCAATGGACCGGTCCAAGGGCGTTGCCCCGCGTTTCTTCCTGCCGCTCGGCGGCAAGCGGGAAATCATGGATACGGCCCTCGCCCAGCTCCGCCTTGCGGCACCGACCCCGGTCGACACGATCGCCCTTCCGCCCGGCGCACCGTATGGCCGGGTGAATGTGGATGTTGAGGCCTGCACGCTCTGCCTTGCCTGCGTCAGCGCCTGCCCGGCCAGCGCCCTGCTGGACAACCCGGAGGCACCCCAGCTTTCCTTCGTCGAAAGCAGTTGCGTGCAATGCGGGCTTTGCCGGAACACCTGCCCGGAAAGCGCCATCACGCTGGAGCCGCAGATCAACTTCCTGACCTCAGCCAGGTCGCCAGTTGTGATGAAGGAAGAGGAGCCGTTCCATTGCGTGCGCTGCGACAAGCCCTTCGCCGCGAAAAGCACCATCGACCGGATCGTCAAAACACTGGCGGAGAAGCACTCGATGTTCGCGACGCCGGAAGCCGCCCGGCGCCTGCAGATGTGCGAGGATTGCCGCGTTGTCGACCAGTTCGAGGAAGGTAACCCGATGGCAGGTGGCGCCCGCCCGATGGTCCGCACGACAGAGGATTATCAGGCCGGCAATGTCCCCGACGAGGACGACAGCATCCACTGA
- a CDS encoding DUF6494 family protein, translated as MNEDIFNMSVRKFLKKVGVTSQREIETAIRAAVESGALKPGAAADAKVVLSIPAAGLEVTIDGTIETE; from the coding sequence ATGAACGAAGACATCTTCAACATGAGTGTCCGCAAGTTTCTGAAGAAGGTCGGCGTGACCAGTCAACGCGAGATCGAGACAGCGATCCGCGCGGCGGTGGAGAGCGGCGCTTTGAAACCCGGCGCTGCAGCGGATGCCAAGGTTGTGCTGTCGATCCCGGCGGCGGGTCTTGAAGTGACCATCGACGGCACGATCGAGACCGAGTAA
- a CDS encoding molecular chaperone TorD family protein, whose translation MTDTARSLVSEEDAVRAHWYGLLAHFLARPPHQDSLDIARSFEGDDTPLGKSVAAFAAAARAATVESADEEFHKLFYGVGRGELVPHGSFYLTGFLNEKPLAELRDDLARLGVARADDVKEPEDHIAALCDVMAGMIRGDFGPACHLERQVEFFDRHVAPWAVKFFEDLEGAKASVLYMPLGAIGRQFMEIEIESFRMLE comes from the coding sequence GTGACAGATACCGCCCGAAGTCTGGTGTCAGAAGAAGACGCCGTCAGAGCGCACTGGTACGGTCTGCTTGCGCATTTCCTTGCGCGTCCGCCGCATCAGGACAGCCTCGATATTGCCCGTAGCTTCGAAGGCGACGACACGCCGCTTGGCAAATCCGTCGCCGCTTTCGCGGCTGCGGCGCGTGCTGCGACGGTCGAGTCCGCCGATGAAGAATTCCACAAGCTGTTCTACGGAGTGGGCCGCGGCGAGCTGGTGCCCCATGGCTCCTTTTATCTGACAGGTTTCCTCAACGAAAAGCCGCTGGCCGAACTGCGTGACGATCTTGCGCGGCTTGGTGTTGCGCGCGCCGATGATGTCAAAGAGCCCGAGGATCATATTGCCGCCCTCTGCGATGTGATGGCCGGGATGATTCGCGGCGATTTCGGTCCGGCCTGCCACCTGGAGCGCCAGGTCGAGTTTTTCGACCGGCATGTGGCGCCGTGGGCCGTGAAATTTTTCGAAGATCTCGAAGGCGCCAAGGCGTCGGTTCTCTACATGCCGCTCGGTGCCATCGGGCGGCAGTTCATGGAGATCGAGATCGAGTCGTTTCGGATGCTCGAGTAG
- a CDS encoding DUF3305 domain-containing protein, translated as MERSRTIPVGVVLERRKIDNPWQDHRWNAVSVIVGAPDVSEWTLLDQGDGFERFHAATLPLTLYRKETESYKVNLSGQPSVYVVLRGDDDPDSPYEVYPFLATASAYEAQDYLDSGEETVESVPMPEGLIAWVQDFCDTHHEDEVFIKRKRSDHRHEQEKFARQPRVDDSGRRATGRRRLD; from the coding sequence ATGGAACGCAGCCGGACCATACCGGTTGGAGTGGTGCTCGAGCGCCGGAAAATCGACAATCCCTGGCAGGATCATCGCTGGAACGCGGTCTCCGTAATCGTCGGGGCGCCGGACGTCAGTGAATGGACTTTGCTCGACCAAGGCGACGGGTTTGAGCGCTTTCATGCGGCGACGCTGCCGCTGACCCTGTACCGAAAAGAAACCGAATCCTACAAAGTGAACCTGTCGGGCCAGCCGTCGGTCTATGTCGTGCTGCGGGGGGATGACGATCCGGACTCGCCGTACGAGGTTTATCCGTTCCTGGCCACGGCCTCGGCCTATGAGGCGCAGGACTATCTGGATTCAGGCGAGGAGACCGTCGAAAGCGTGCCGATGCCCGAGGGGCTGATTGCCTGGGTGCAGGATTTTTGTGACACGCACCACGAGGACGAGGTGTTCATCAAGCGCAAGCGCAGCGATCACCGCCATGAGCAGGAAAAGTTCGCCCGTCAGCCGAGGGTCGACGATAGCGGGCGGCGTGCAACCGGGAGGCGACGCCTTGACTGA